From Nicotiana tabacum cultivar K326 chromosome 20, ASM71507v2, whole genome shotgun sequence, one genomic window encodes:
- the LOC107807419 gene encoding MFP1 attachment factor 1 gives MTEMEETPQSQLEPSNSHDTQKNFSFSIWPPTQRTRDAVIQRLIETLSTPSILSKRYSTLTNEEASDIARSIEEEAFTFAGSSVSPNVDGIEILQVYSKEISKRMLDALKSRSAATTSPEAESKPSESLVDASESSAHTGEISSIETES, from the exons ATGACTGAAATGGAAGAAACTCCACAGAGCCAATTAGAACCCAGTAATTCCCACGATACCCAGAAGAATTTTTCATTCAGCATTTGGCCACCCACACAGCGCACCCGTGACGCCGTCATTCAGCGTCTCATCGAAACTCTCTCTACCCCTTCTATCCTCTCCAAACGTTACAGCACTCTCACAAATGAAGAGGCTTCAGATATTGCCAGGTCCATAGAGGAAGAGGCATTTACCTTTGCTGGATCCTCTGTCTCCCCTAACGTTGATGGAATCGAGATCCTTCAG GTATACTCCAAGGAGATTAGCAAGCGTATGCTGGACGCTCTGAAGTCTAGATCTGCTGCTACCACTTCCCCGGAAGCTGAAAGTAAACCATCAGAGTCGCTGGTGGATGCTTCGGAGTCTTCCGCTCACACTGGGGAAATCTCATCCATTGAAACCGAGTCTTGA